The proteins below are encoded in one region of Tachypleus tridentatus isolate NWPU-2018 chromosome 4, ASM421037v1, whole genome shotgun sequence:
- the LOC143248855 gene encoding uncharacterized protein LOC143248855 encodes MLNKINLKKPVKEESVYQKDTNYSDNIIYSEASHEPSSKEKVAGQKLTEKYDTLGRINVEETDRIISCSSFDDTDFRQDLEDELNNLCSELTEQDIAQVETVFRSHKTFVFVCQCLANL; translated from the exons ATGCTGAACAAGATTAATCTGAAGAAACCTGTGAAGGAAGAATCTGTTTATCAGAAGGA TACGAACTATTCAGATAATATCATCTATTCAGAAGCTTCACACGAACCATCTTCCAAAGAAAAGGTAGCCGGacaaaaactgacagaaaaatatgATACTCTGGGCCGAATTAATGTAGAGGAGACAGACAGAATTATCAGTTGTAGTTCTTTCGACGATACGGATTTTCGACAAGATTTAGAAgatgaattaaataacttatgcAGCGAATTGACCGAACAGGACATAGCCCAAGTCGAAACGGTTTTTCGTAGccacaaaacatttgtgtttgtgtgCCAGTGTCTGGCCAATCTGTAG